A portion of the Lolium rigidum isolate FL_2022 chromosome 1, APGP_CSIRO_Lrig_0.1, whole genome shotgun sequence genome contains these proteins:
- the LOC124684676 gene encoding calcium homeostasis endoplasmic reticulum protein-like: MDRQAQDYAAAAMAYAQAQAQQQPPPQYGFHPQAQPQYPHHPHAGGPPPYAAPLPQYPQYPRAMPPQQQLYPPHLQQPSPYPPPPHAMPAPSHPAYMHQPHFESAPPAPAPPPADPELQKRIDKLVEYIAKNGPEFEIVIRDKQHDNPDYAFVFGGDGHAYYRYMLWAAGRPPYPHMLPPPPMGPMMHGPPPMYPPFYDQHQHFGAHGHGEYEAATAQSFKGLSGPLPADVGAELHDVLVNLNGTKESIKGAKTWFMQRAPFAPALAEAIRERVFALDDSERQLHIVFLVNDILFEGLQRRTNIQDLDNEAVAFQSVLGSMLARIYNNPQSKDDNQNRLEKILQFWGSKEVYDHETIANLEREMKGGASYPSAPRHVSPDPAMFHGYISRISEGPSKWSSAPPDKENATYPVSAAPQPVLSAQFPASQLPAGVYPPLGQTTFPGSLPMQPSLLPTPLPQSAAPATTHDQNLPPYPLFPPGLIPGMVRKMQIGSGVPYSPLSPLDIPTVIPPSTVSESDILDRVTKFFKEIGEVNPSEGPMKQGEPDDYDDYERELPARKGGACIPPPASLHVNPETGMRADGTVDSKPGSSGRLGLGASADPNEESHQYGDVYSSYRKQRSSNYHSSMSSRSLAPR, encoded by the exons ATGGACCGGCAAGCCCAGGACTACGCGGCCGCAGCCATGGCGTACGCGCAGGCGCAAgcgcagcagcagccgccgccgcagtACGGCTTCCACCCCCAGGCGCAGCCGCAGTACCCGCACCACCCGCACGCCGGCGGGCCGCCGCCCTACGCCGCCCCACTCCCGCAGTACCCGCAGTACCCGCGCGCCATGCCGCCCCAGCAGCAGCTCTACCCGCCGCACCTCCAGCAGCCGTCCCcctacccgccgccgccccacgccATGCCGGCGCCCTCCCACCCCGCCTACATGCACCAGCCGCACTTCGagtccgcgccgcccgcgcccgcccctccGCCCGCCGACCCGGAGCTCCAGAAGCGCATCGACAAGCTCGTCGAGTACATCGCCAAGAACGGGCCCGAGTTCGAGATCGTGATCCGCGACAAGCAGCACGACAACCCGGACTACGCCTTCGTCTTCGGCGGGGACGGCCACGCCTACTACAGGTACATGCTCTgggccgccggccggccgccgtACCCGCACAtgttgccgccgccgcccatggGTCCGATGATGCACGGCCCGCCGCCGATGTACCCGCCGTTCTACGACCAGCACCAGCACTTTGGCGCCCACGGTCACGGGGAGTATGAAGCTGCCACCGCGCAGTCGTTCAAGGGTCTCTCTGGGCCGCTCCCGGCGGATGTCGGTGCCGAGCTGCACGATGTGCTTGTTAATCTCAATGGCACCAAAGAGTCGATAAAGGGGGCCAAGACATGGTTCATGCAGAGGGCGCCGTTCGCGCCGGCTCTGGCCGAAGCGATTCGGGAGAGGGTGTTTGCTTTGGACGATTCGGAGAGGCAGCTGCACATTGTTTTCCTCGTCAACGATATTCTTTTCGAAGG CTTACAAAGACGTACTAATATTCAGGACCTTGACAATGAGGCCGTTGCTTTTCAATCTGTCCTGGGGTCCATGCTTGCAAGGATTTATAATAATCCACAGAGTAAAGATGACAACCAGAATCGCCTTGAGAAAATTTTGCAGTTCTGGGGTTCGAAGGAAGTTTATGACCACGAAACCATTGCTAACCTTGAAAGAGAGATGAAAGGTGGGGCGTCCTATCCTTCAGCACCACGACATGTTTCACCAGATCCCGC TATGTTTCATGGATATATTTCCAGGATCAGCGAGGGGCCCTCAAAATGGTCCTCTGCTCCGCCAGACAAGGAGAATGCAACTTATCCTGTTTCTGCTGCACCCCAACCTGTGCTTTCTGCACAATTTCCAGCAAGCCAACTTCCCGCTGGTGTTTACCCTCCTCTAGGCCAAACTACTTTTCCAGGATCTTTGCCAATGCAGCCATCCTTACTCCCCACTCCGCTTCCTCAAAGTGCTGCTCCAGCTACTACGCATGATCAAAATCTACCTCCTTATCCACTATTCCCCCCTGGCCTCATTCCAGGAATGGTCCGAAAGATGCAAATTGGCAGTGGGGTGCCATATTCTCCCTTGAGCCCACTCGACATCCCCACGGTCATCCCACCGTCAACAGTTTCAGAGTCTGACATCCTTGACCGTGTGACCAAGTTCTTCAAGGAGATCGGGGAGGTAAATCCATCAGAAGGTCCGATGAAGCAAGGCGAGCCTGATGATTATGACGATTATGAGAGGGAGCTTCCTGCTCGCAAGGGAGGTGCGTGCATCCCTCCCCCTGCCAGCTTGCATGTAAACCCTGAGACAGGGATGCGCGCTGATGGCACGGTTGATAGCAAACCGGGATCGagcggccggctgggccttggagCCTCTGCTGACCCAAATGAGGAGAGCCACCAGTACGGTGATGTCTATTCTTCGTATCGCAAACAGAGGAGCAGCAACTACCATTCTTCCATGAGTTCTCGCTCATTGGCACCAAGGTGA
- the LOC124665666 gene encoding cytochrome P450 72A15-like has product MDSAGSLTSPALPWSYLACGLLGLALLWLATRLLEQLWRRPRRLERALRGQGLRGTRYRFLAGDAIDHGRQNKEAWAKPPLPLRCHDIGARVMPFLNGAVREHGSPCVSWFGPVPKVTITDPRLVREVMAGKFGHVQKVKFPVLAKLLALGVGTYEGEKWVKHRRILNPAFHAEKLKLMLPAFSSCCQELVGRWTQSLGSDGSWEVDVCSELQTLTGDVISRTAFGSSYLEGRRIFQLQSEQIVRFMAALHKFFIPGYMSFPTKNNRRMRQINSEIESILRNLIAKRMQAIEEGESTKDDLLGLLLESNMADKDANGQSVKGMSTEEVIEECKLFYFAGMETTSVLLTWTMVVLSMHPEWQDRAREEVLRMFGKHKIDYEGLNRLKTVTMILYEVLRLYPPASAFTRQTYKEIEIGGIKYPAGVIFEMPVLYIHHDEDIWGHDVHQFRPDRFAEGISKASKDPGAFFPFGWGPRTCIGQNFALLEAKMALCMILQRFEFDLAPEYTHAPHAVMMLRPMHGAQIKLQAISS; this is encoded by the exons ATGGATTCTGCAGGATCGCTGACGAGTCCAGCTCTACCATGGAGCTACCTGGCCTGCGGCCTCCTGGGCCTGGCGCTCCTGTGGCTGGCCACCCGGTTGCTGGAGCAActatggcggcggccgaggcggctCGAGCGAGCTCTCCGCGGCCAGGGCCTCCGCGGCACGCGGTACCGCTTCCTCGCCGGCGACGCGATCGACCACGGCCGGCAGAACAAGGAGGCGTGGGCCAAGCCGCCCCTGCCGCTGCGCTGCCATGACATCGGCGCCCGCGTCATGCCTTTCCTCAACGGCGCCGTCCGGGAGCACGGCTCGCCGTGCGTCTCCTGGTTCGGCCCCGTCCCCAAGGTGACCATCACCGACCCTAGGCTGGTGAGGGAGGTGATGGCCGGCAAGTTCGGCCATGTCCAGAAGGTCAAGTTCCCGGTGCTGGCCAAGCTGCTTGCGCTCGGCGTCGGGACCTACGAGGGCGAGAAGTGGGTCAAGCACCGCCGGATCCTCAACCCTGCCTTCCATGCCGAGAAGCTCAAG CTCATGTTGCCCGCGTTTTCTTCGTGCTGCCAAGAGCTCGTTGGCAGATGGACGCAGTCCCTTGGCTCCGACGGCTCGTGGGAGGTGGACGTCTGCTCCGAGCTCCAGACCCTCACCGGAGATGTCATCTCTCGCACCGCGTTCGGCAGCTCTTATCTCGAGGGAAGAAGGATTTTTCAGCTGCAGTCTGAGCAGATAGTGCGCTTCATGGCGGCCCTTCACAAGTTTTTCATTCCCGGTTACAT GTCGTTCCCTACCAAAAATAACCGAAGGATGCGTCAAATTAACAGCGAGATTGAGTCCATTCTACGGAATCTTATTGCCAAAAGGATGCAAGCTATTGAGGAAGGAGAAAGCACGAAAGACGACTTACTTGGCTTATTGCTCGAATCAAACATGGCAGACAAAGATGCAAATGGCCAATCCGTCAAAGGAATGTCGACCGAAGAGGTCATAGAggagtgtaagttgttctattttGCAGGAATGGAGACAACATCGGTATTGCTTACATGGACAATGGTTGTGCTTAGTATGCACCCGGAGTGGCAGGACCGTGCACGGGAGGAGGTTCTTCGCATGTTTGGGAAACATAAGATTGACTACGAGGGTCTCAATCGACTCAAAACC GTGACAATGATTCTTTATGAAGTTCTTCGTTTGTATCCACCGGCTTCTGCATTCACCAGGCAAACATATAAGGAGATTGAGATCGGAGGCATCAAATACCCAGCTGGTGTGATCTTCGAGATGCCTGTGTTGTACATCCACCACGATGAGGACATCTGGGGACACGACGTGCACCAATTCAGACCCGATAGATTTGCGGAGGGGATCTCCAAGGCATCCAAGGACCCGGGAGCATTTTTTCCTTTCGGTTGGGGGCCACGGACCTGCATCGGGCAGAACTTCGCCTTGCTTGAGGCCAAGATGGCATTGTGCATGATCCTTCAACGCTTTGAGTTTGACCTCGCACCGGAGTATACTCATGCACCACATGCTGTGATGATGTTGCGGCCCATGCATGGTGCTCAAATTAAACTCCAGGCGATCTCTTCGTAG